CCGACCTGGTCCTCTACCTGATGGCGGTGTCGTTCGGCTTCTACGTCGTCAACGACTACCTGCGCGGGCAGGACAACCGGCAGCAGCTGCACCGCCTCGCCCGCCGGATCGCGGTGCTCGAGGCCCTCGAGCGCTACCACATCGCGCACCGCGACGAGACCGACCCCGGGCCGGCCCCGTCGGATGATTGAGATCTTCCTCCCCTACTGGGGAGACCCCGGCTACCTCTACGAGGCCGTCGCCAGCGTGCAGGCGCAGACCGACCCGGACTGGCGTCTCGTGGTGGTCGACGACCACTACCCGGACCCGTCGGTCGCGGAGTTCTTCGCCGGGCTCGGCGACGATCGGGTGACCTACCACCGCAACGAGACCAACCTCGGCATCACCGGCAACTACCGCCGCTGCCTGGAGCTGGCCTCGGCCGAGTGGATGGTCTTCTTCGGCTGCGACGACCTCATGCTCCCGACGTACGTCGCCACCGTGCGCGCCGCGACCGAGGGCGCACCGGCCGGGGTCGACGTGGTCTCCCCCGGTGCGACCGTGATCGACGAGCACGGCGTCGAGTCCGACCCGCTGGTCGACCGGGTCAAGCAGCGGCTGTTCGCACCCCGGCTGTCCGGGCCCCGCGTGCTGACGGGCGAGGACCTGGCCGTCTCGCTGCTGTGGGGCAACTGGACCTACTGGCCGTCCCTCGCCTTCCGGGTCGAGCCGGTCCGCCGGCAGGGGTTCATCGACGACCTGCCACTCATCCAGGACCTGGCCCTGCTCGTGGACCTCGCGCTGGCCGGCTCGTCGATGCTGGTGCTGCCCGAGGTCGTCTTCGCCTACCGGCGCCACTCGCAGAGCGCGTCGTCGACGACCGTCGCAGACGGCGGCCGGTTCGCGGGCGAGCGGACCTACTTCGAGGTCGCTGCACGGCGCTGCGCGCAGGCGGGGTGGCCGCGCGCGGCTCGCGCCGCCCGGATGCACCTGGCGTCACGGCTC
This genomic stretch from Nocardioides renjunii harbors:
- a CDS encoding glycosyltransferase family 2 protein; amino-acid sequence: MIEIFLPYWGDPGYLYEAVASVQAQTDPDWRLVVVDDHYPDPSVAEFFAGLGDDRVTYHRNETNLGITGNYRRCLELASAEWMVFFGCDDLMLPTYVATVRAATEGAPAGVDVVSPGATVIDEHGVESDPLVDRVKQRLFAPRLSGPRVLTGEDLAVSLLWGNWTYWPSLAFRVEPVRRQGFIDDLPLIQDLALLVDLALAGSSMLVLPEVVFAYRRHSQSASSTTVADGGRFAGERTYFEVAARRCAQAGWPRAARAARMHLASRLYAVTQLPGAARRRSWDSVRTLARHALATGR